GTCCAGACACACCACCAAATGGCAAAAGGCAAGATActccaatgttttttttttgtttctagaTCTTCTCCGGGACCTATCACCCCATTCCCATAATTTTTTCTTCACATTTCTAGATAATACCCAATTGATGTCAAAGCTCTTAAGAAAATAAGCCCAGATATCAAAGACAAGCCTACAATGCAAGAATAAATGTTCATTTTTTTCCAAGCAATCATCACGTAAAACACATGTAGGGTCTTGCACCACTCCAACATTGTGTAAATAATAAAAGGTTGGAGCACCACTAAAGCACAAAGTCCAGACAAGAAATGAAACCTTTAATGGCACATTTGATTTCCACAACTATTTGTCAGGGAAAGTTAACAAGCCACCAGTCTCCAGAGCAGCATATGCATTAGCCACTGAAAAATCGTCTCCATAGCGCCACTGTCTTGAATCTTCATTCAAAAGACGAGAAGGACCACTAATAATCTGCAACAGGTTTGCCACTTTCAACATCCCCTACTCATTTAAATTTCTAGAGAAATTTAGAATCCAAGCACCTTCATTTGAGATCAAATCACTTACTATTGCATTTTTCTGCCTTGCAATCTGAAAGACAGTAGTAAAGAGTTGTTTCAGTGGGAATTCCACAATCCACACATCATACCGGAAGTACATACACATGCCAAAACCAATATACAATGATTTTCCAGATTTAACAAACTCTCTAGTTTTCAAGATGTCAATCCACACACTGTGACATATAGAGTTCCTTGTCAGAGAAGGAAAGAAAGCATCTACTGCACCTCCaaattttttatttataattctCCTCCATAAAGCATACTTCTCTGAACCATATATCCATATTCATTTAGAGTGTAAAACCTTATTCATCAACTGCAGCTTCTTAATACCAATACCTCCTCTACATTTTGGCAAACTAGTTCTTCACCAAGACACCGAACTCCTCTTTTTAGTAGAATTATTTGATCCCCAAAGAAAATTCCTCATGATTTTCTCAGTTTCTTTAGACACAGACACATGCATTTGAAACATTGTCAAGTAATATATAGGTAGACTAGAAAGCACACTTTGAATCATTATCAACCTTTGGCCCTTAGATTAATATCTTCTTTTCCAGTTATAAAGTTTTGTTGAAGCCTATGAATGATTTCATTCCAAATAATTCTGTTCTTGGAATTACTACCAAGAGGAATACCTAAGTAATTCATTGGTAATTGGGTCACAGAACAACCAAAAATGTCAGCACAAATTTCTGCATTACGTAACTGCCATAGGCCCACAATAGTACTTTTTCTGTAGTTAACCTTAAGACCAGAAATAATCTTAAAACCCAAAAGAATATTTCTCATATTTTGAatttgttcttcatcatctttgagATAAACAATGAAATCATCAGCAAATTGAAGATGAGTTATCAGAATACCTTCTTGGGAGACAGAAAAACCAGCTATAAGACCTTCATCTGCAGCTTTTTTGATCAATAAAGAAAGCACCTCAGCTACTAAAATAAATAAGAAAGGTGATATTGGATTACCTTACCTGATTCCTTTTTTACTCTTAAATATTTCAGTAGCTTCTCCTTTTAATAATACGACAAATCTCGGAGTAGAAATGCACCATTTGATCCATGATCTCCACTTCATACCAAATCCAAACCTTGCAAGAGTAATATCTACACAATTCCAATTTACATTGTTAAATTCCTTCTCAAAATCTACTTTACAAATTAAACCAGTATCATGCTGCCTCAGCTTAGAATCAATAAGTACAGAAGTAATAAGTATGTTATCTTGAATCTGCCTCCCATGTATGAAAGCTCCTTGTAAGTATGATATTATAGAGGGAAGCACTAATTTCAGTCTCTCAGCAAGCagttttgatataattttataaaCACTACCAATTAAATTGATAGGTCTGAAGTTATGCAAAGACACATCTCCATTGCACTTGGGAATGAGTGTCAAATTAGTGCAGTTGATCCTCCAATACAACATACAAGTAGCCTCAAATTCCTTCACAACCAATATTAAGTCCTTTTTAATCACACTCCAAGAAGATTTATAAAATTCCATAGTAAATCTATCTGTACCTGGACTTTTGTTGGTCCCAAAATGTTGAATAACAGATTGAACTTCTTCTTCAGAGAAAGGTTTCTCCAAATTTATACTATCTCCAACTGAGATTGTAGGCATAATAAGATTATCAAACCCTGGTCTCATTTTATGATTTTCTGTAAATAAAGAGgagtataattattttttttttgctttgtagcAATCTTCTTCTTGTCATATATTAAAACACCATCCACTGAAAGACAAGAAATACTGTTGCGCACTTGTATTTGAAACTAGCCAGCTGATGCAAATAAGCAGGATTAATTTCTCCCTCTTTAGCCCATGTTTCGTTTGCTCTCTGATTTGGTTTTCTAGCTATATTCATTGCAATAGAAGAATGTTGTTTTTTTGCTTGTTCTCTTTCCACTATCTCTTAATCAGAAAGACCCATAACTTCTTCAAGAGAATCCAGAACATCAGTAGTAGTCTCTAAATTATCAAGCTGGGAATGAAGATTACCAAAAGTGTTCCTTTGCCAATTTCTAATGAAGGATTTTAAAACCTGAagtttcttagcaaaaatgaagATAGGTTTGCCAGTAAGACTAAAGAATCCCATCATATTTTGAGATTATTAAGAAATTCAGGATGAAGTAATATGAAATTATCCAACTTAAAAGGAGACTTAATCTTGTCACCTGAGTTACAACATAATAAAATTGGTGTATGATCTGAAACTGGTCTTTTAAGTCTCAACTAATTAGGTGCATGACAATGCTCACTAAAATCAGGAGATAAGAGAAATCCGTCTAACCTGATAAGCAGGTTGTTGTTGAGAATTTGTCCAGGTGAATCTCCCCCCAGCCATTggtaaatctattaaagagaatttgTTAACAAAAGCTCTAAAAGATTTTCTATTCCTCAAAGCACCATCAGGAATGTTTCTCTCATCAGCAGGTAGAATGGCATTAAAATCTCTCCCAATTAACCAAGGATCATCAAAAAGGATTCTTATGTCTCTTAATTTTTGCCAGAATTGATTATAGTAGCCTGAATCTGAAGCTCCATAAACAGAAGTAAACAACCAAACAAAATTATCAGAAGCATTTCTGATTTTGATAGAAACTGAAAAAGCACCTAACAAATGATCTTCCATGTGTACAATGCCTTCCTTCCACATGAAAATTATGCCTCCTGAAGCACCTTTTGAAGCTACGAAAATGTAGTTACACCTATTACTCCCCCAAAGAGAACGAATGAGATTTTCATTTACCTTCTCTTTCTTGGATTCCTGATTTGTACAAATTGTGGGGTTATTCTTCAAAATTGCATTACGAATTGCATTTAATTTTGAATCATGAACCAAACCCCTTATGTTCCAACTCATAATCTTATGATCCATTAACTTCTATAGAAGCCCTAGAAGCAATAGGATTAAAAGCAGAATCCAACTCCAAATTTTCTGATGCAAAAGTACATTGAACTGCTTCAATTTGTTCATCCTCATTCTGCACACTTAGATTATCGATATCATCATCTGGTTCAAGAACTCCTAATCCATCATCATTTTCACTCGGAGGAATTTCCATATCCATCGCCAGTCTTGCATCTCTGATAATGAGTTGTTTATAGATTAATTTCATGTTCGGATGATCAGTCAAGATACCAAATCGCTTATCGAAACTTAATTGAGCATCAATTTTGTTACTCAAGTCTCTATCAGAAATGTGTGAGTtctcagagagagagagagagagagagtgaacTGAGTTGGAGAACGATAGGTTTGAATTGTGACCTATCTTCGCACTAGTCAAAGCTTGATTTTCATCCATTGGATTAACAAAAGATCTATCTTGAGTAGACGTAGGTTGCGACATCAATTTAGAAGCAACATTGTCTACACAGTCACGTGTTTTAATTTCATCGACACAATTTTCTCACCTTTTTAATGGAACTTCACACACCGACttgctccatttttttttgttcagtTCTTTTTCTTAGTTATTTAACTCATAATATGATAATACCAACACTTACCttcttgtttaaaaaaaaaaacaataaaagaaataaaaattcttAATAAACCCAGAATTATGAACTCACTTAAAACCACTACTCACTGCCAATCTTTAATGGGACCCCCAGGAATAGGACTCATCCATTTTGTATGTGGATGGTTTTTAATTTATGTTGTTCAAAAAATTCTCCGTTGGAATAGAATcacccaaaaagaaaaaacagttaTCTTCCCAATGCTCAAAATCTTTATTCTTTTGCATCCAGACAAAATTTAATCGGTGGTTGCTGATGGATTTCCTAGTCATCTTCTGTGGCTATGCGTTATTGGACGATTCTTTGTAACACGTTTACGTATTTGGAATCCACTCATATATAACacgttataaaaataaaaaaccaataATTATGCCGACTGCCAAGTGATCTTCTATTTTCTTCTATATAAGATAGCAAGATCATCTCACTACAACCACTTTTAGAGCACTGAACTTAGAACAGCACAACTAAAAACTTTTCTTTCCGATCCAACCATAATCATCATGGCaaagatttcctcttcctccatcCTCTTCTTTGTTGGTTTTCTCTTGTTGTTGATAACCGTACCCGCAGCTACCGGTAAGCACACATTTCAGCATTTTCTTTGTGTTTTGTTTTATCAATAAATTAGTTAGTAGATTGCATATATGCAAAAAGCAATTACAAATCCAGTTATCTTATTTGGGAATTCCAAATATAATTTAATTCCGTCTAACATATTGTTGCTGATTGATCATTATTGCAGACAAGTCTACTCCTACTCCTTCTGGTAATACACCAGATGGTAGTGAATGTCCCATGAGGGATGCGGCTAATTCAAAAGGGACGAGTAGAATAGTTGATGGTCTATCATGTGATGGTTGTACGAAATCTTGTTTTAAGAAATGTggaaaaagcaaaacaaaaactCTTCTAGCTTGCAGGCAAATGACTTCTATTAAGTGGAGCTGCGGGTGTTGTTGTTCCAAGGACTAGATGTCATCATTAAGTACTAATCTACTGTGATGGTATCAAGGACTACAGATATGCAAGGACATCGTTGTCATTTTAGAATTTCTCATTCCTCATTGTGCCTTTTTATTTTTTCGTTCGGGTGATTTTGCTATTTGCtagttttcttaatttatttGAGCTTTGACAGATGAAAATAAGGTAGCTAAGATGCTAAAATCTGTGTTAGCCGAGGCTGCTTGTAATTTGATGCATGAAATAAAGCATTCAGTGTGGCGTTCTAATTTTCAAAATATAAATGATTCTCAGTCACGGACATTATTGTCATTTTAGATTCTGAATCGCGAGGCCGAAATTCAGACATTATGAATATACTtcctccgtacctattatataggcggaatatGACATTTTATTTGTATCATTAGATTACGTGGAGTGACAATTTCAAGATGGTTTTTATCCATTTTACCCCTATTTATGTTGCTTGGTTATCATCACATTTAAGTTTATGTTTCTAACATAGGGAATATAATAAGGGGTAAAACAGGAAAAACCATGAATATTTATGAAATCAAAAAAGAATTCTTAATCTAGGAGATTTGGTCCATCCGactatatatgtggtacggagggagtatgatTTATAAGTTATATATATGATAAAAATAAGGACATGATTAACCTggataaattggggcctatagctacatgacaaaatagggtcattaagaagtaattcatagaaaccccttaaccaactattttcttaatGGATAATTTactcctgattaattagtgttaattcgggtGATTAGTGGTAAACTAtagtgttagatgtgaaattagcttgtgttaattaatcatctgaacatgaaaaaatttaaaaatttgaaaatttttgaagaacaccaactcagaatcggtatatgttgtcaaaaacatataccgattgtaacctcaaaaacatacatagattttttgaaactagcttctacccagaatcggtttatatggatatGAAAATCAACCAAttatccataatcggtttatactggcatgaacgtaaaccgattatgggtaaattttctcttttttatctgtgaattatgtgttgttaaacatcaaataaaatttaaattcatTTTATACCCGAGTTAAtgaaatgaaatcgagtatgatttcatactcaattTATGAACGAGTATTAACTgaaaaaaaatgggttaaccagaatcggtttacacgatacatatgtaaaaaccgattcctgacattgcacaacatgaatcggtttataagaatgctcatgtaatccgattctaacaaaaaaaaaaagatacaaaaaaactgagaacaacaatcggtttacttgatacacatataaaatccgattctaatATTATACATCAACgatcggtttttataagtgctaatgtaatctgattctggttcaaatttctcgaaccagaaaaaatatcaaggacaatcggtctttgtgggcatgaaaataaaccgtttctatttgcaatcggatcacatatacattaacgttaaccgattctgataaaccagtaaaaatttgatttcaaaattttcaatttttgagcaattttatgttactaaaacctagtttataggattgggtttgagaagaaaagaagaagaatcagttgaagtggagatggaaatgaatttgattttgattttagttttttattttatgattttagtcttatgattttagtttttaaattttatgattttagttttatgatttttttttaatttttaattttatgattaggatttgatggggccaaattagtagtattaatatttgatagaAGGTATAATGGTAGtttcatcaaaattagataccccttattattttttatgggatGGATGAAAAAATTCATAGGTCCCAATTAAATGGCATAAGCCCTAATTTAACCAGGATGATCAATGTTACGCCATCTAGACGATTTTGGGCGTCTAAGAAAATTAATGTGAGTCATGACTGATTAGTAAAATTTTTAGATCAAAATGACAGAGTTTAGTTGTGACGCAGGTTTTAAGAGTCCGGGCAAATTTTGCATTATAGTCTTGACTCGGGTTGCTAGGAAGAATTTTTTGTTCAATATATGTGCACGTTAACATTGTTTTATTTTCATTGGAAAAGAAAGATATTTCATTGAAATGATTCGAACCacaagaaaagaacaaaaaatcacAGGAAAGCAAACATATTGAATTATGTGAAATTTTCCTAACATggtgagatttttcttttttcttttttaagaagGAAAGGATATATTAAAGGGGAAAAAATATGTACAAGGTATATAGAAAGTAGCCGCCAGGGAAGAAAAAAGAACCCCTATTACATTAAAACAATGTCTTCCGAATTATGGATAACTTGATTCGTTGAAAAATCTTTAAAAGCTTCCGTAGATGAACTCCATAGGTAGATGTCCATTTTGACTGCATCAATCAATTCTTCCGCAGACTTAGGTCTTCCTCCATGCACCCTTCTATTTCTTTCTAACCAAAGATCCCAATAAATTGCTGAAGGAAGAAAATGCCATATAATCTTGATGCGCTTAGAAACCCTTTCCAACCTCCAACTCAACATGGCACTTTTGAAATCAGCCGGCCAAAACCACCTCAATCGAAGAGTGGATAAAAATAGTTCCACATGCACAGCTCTCTCACAAAAAATAAAGAGATGATCTTGAGTTTCTATACAGGTGTTGCACTAGAAGCAAAGATTCACATGGTGAGATTTGATGTTACATTATAAATTTTAGAACTTTTTAGTCTCTATCGTGAAAATTATTGAGTCacgatgtagttgcaggaaatcccataaCTAACACCCCCATATTTCttgtaaaaatgatgataagagtgCTAAAAATGTAAAGAGACACAACgattttttacatggttcgatcaatgtgatctacatccatggttcttcactatgattgttgatcaatgtgatctacatttagaatctccattaatggGTTTTTGGTAGAGCTCTAGATCTAGTTTCGATGATGGAGGAtgaaagagaaaataatacaccTCTCCTCTAGTTTACAAAATGTGTATCCCCACTTTACAAATGTATCCCCCTTTtcctctctcttgcc
The nucleotide sequence above comes from Papaver somniferum cultivar HN1 chromosome 8, ASM357369v1, whole genome shotgun sequence. Encoded proteins:
- the LOC113306381 gene encoding uncharacterized protein LOC113306381, producing MDHKIMSWNIRGLVHDSKLNAIRNAILKNNPTICTNQESKKEKVNENLIRSLWGSNRCNYIFVASKGASGGIIFMWKEGIVHMEDHLLGAFSVSIKIRNASDNFVWLFTSVYGASDSGYYNQFWQKLRDIRILFDDPWLIGRDFNAILPADERNIPDGALRNRKSFRAFVNKFSLIDLPMAGGRFTWTNSQQQPAYQILLLQGLDLV